The nucleotide window CAAAGATTCTTCCAATCTTCAAAGTGATTTGATTTCATCTTCTGATCTtaataagaagaagaattttcATCAGTTTGACTTTTTATGCTCTAAGAAGAACCCTTCTTTCTCTCTGAATAGCACTGCTTTTTCACTGTTTTATGATAATATTCAGAAGCTTGATGAGCTGAAATCTAAGgtattttcacttttttgtttttgattgtttttttgagCTTCTGATTCTAATTGAATTTTGatctgaattaaaaaaaaaaatagttagttTCTTGCAAATTTAGTGATTGATGTGTACAATGGTTAAGGATTCATGGTTAATAACACTCTTTTAAATTGAGTTGTTTAACTTTCCAATTAGTCTTAAATCTTAatcatcaaaatattaaatttcttaAGACACAAAAAGCGATGAGTAAAGGGAGTTAGATTCTATGGAGGGCAATCTTAACACTTTAGAGGTCAtgttctaattttaaaaattggacCCCTAATTAAAGGAAAGTGTTGTAGGATCCTAGAAATTATTTGAAGATAATGAAGCAccaaaaactcaaaatttgGACCTCAAAATATCGAGGTTCTGTGTTGTTGGTCTTTTTGCACACCATCATAACCGGCTCTGATTCTATGTAGCCGGGATACCCTCAATTCACGCACTCAGTACGTCGGTGGTCCTTTCATCTTTGGTCCGAAAGCACAGACTAAAGGGATTTAGATTCTAGGTAGTCCTTTAATGGTTTGTCTGATCTTAATCCAATGGTTACCAATACACTAACTGTGTGAGTGCAAGGGTATCCCAACTACAACGAATCCATTTCATTTGTTATGCATATGAGTAATAATGGTGGTATTTGTATGTTgctgttttcatttttcaaatctGGTTCCTTTTGGAGAAACAAGTGAATTGAAATTTgcatatttatatgccttaaaATAGTGTTTAATCCAATGATTAACTTGTGTAAGCTTATTTATTGATGACATAAACTGGAGAGAGCTTATATGGGAACACCTTacgacatgtccataagttgttttcaacttatttccataatCTTTCCAAGACAGCTTAGGAAAACAACTTATATCTTATATGTAaaaattgactttattttatcttttattgttaaaagtgctgaattaagttgtttatccaaacacaGTCATCTTGTAATAATTATATTGactaaattttttcttaaagataTTGTActcatatatatgcatattaCTAGCTTCTAGGCATATATTGTTCTTCATATCTAAATTCTAACGCAACAATCTTAATGCAGATTTTAGGTGCAGATCCAGTAACTCCATTGATTGTTACCGGAAGAGGCCTCGGAGGATCAATAGCTTCACTCTTCACAATATCACTATTAGACAACATTGGTTCAACAAAGAAGCGTCCACTATGCATCACATTTGGTTCACCTCTTGTTGGTGACAAGAAATTGCAACAAGCCATATCACGTAGTTCTAATTGGAATTCTTGCTTTATTCACGTTGTTTCTCGCAATGATCCTCTTCCAAGGCTATTCGTCACAAACTACATGCCTTTGGGaacatttctcttttgttcTGATTCGGATTCTACTTGTTTTGAGAATCCTGATTCTAATTTGGAAATTCTCATTACATTAAGCAAAGTTCATGGTCAAAATCAAGGATTTGATTCAGCTGAGTATGGAAATATCGTCGAAAAACTCAGACGTAAAGCAATTTTCAAGGATTCTTTTCTGCTGGCCGGAGACAGGAACGATTCAGATTCACTTGCAGTTGGTATCAGTTTGCAGTTGCAACAGACACTAAGGTTGACACCACAATTGCTGGTATGtgaatatattttatctttttcttgaaTAATAGATGTTGAAAATCATGGAATCATAGGGATGAAGATCATAGTTGTAAGCAAGATAGAGAGCATATGTGTATTTATGAGAAGAATACTCGTAGAAATTCATATTGAATGAGTATAGATTGAATAAAAGATGAGAAATGAGTAGATGTAGGGTCTTATTTATAAACCTCAGTTATACTAACTAATGTGGTTAACTAACTGAGTACATGTAATCATCCTACTACTATTGGTAAACTCAGATATTTCTTGACCTCATTTCTAAATTTTGACTTTGGATGCAGCAAGAGCATGATATTAATATCAATGTAttggaaacaaaaattaaaaaactagaAGACTTCATTCAAAAGAAGACATCATTTGATCCATCCaagaaattgaatgaaatgaagCGACATATGGCGCAACTTGAATGgtacaaaatgaaaacaaaaaatcttgACATAGGGTACTATGACAGCTACAAAAACAAGAACGCACAGTTTGATCATGATGTTGTTGTATTTCATAAAATACTCACAAATTATTGGGAAAAGATGGTTGAAGAAGCTGAACTGAAACCTCAAAGAGAAGGCGCTGCATTTCGTAATCGCTGGCTCTTCGGTGGAACTACATATAGAAGAATGGTTGAACCACTAGCTATTGCTCAGTACTATAGAGATGGTGGTAAAGATTATGTCAATAAACATagatccaaacacttcaaaacTTTGGAGGAATGGTTAGAGGAAGACTcgacaaaaactaaaaatgaattaaacagTACAAGTAAGAAGAAAGTGGAAGTGATTTTGACTATAGATTCTTGCTTTTGGGCACATGTTGAAGAGGCTATACTTGCATGCAAAGAGTTGAAAGAAGTGAAAGACAAAGAAGAGGTATTGAACAAATTGGTTGAATTTGAAGACTATGTTTATGGTTTGCTTAAGGATTATGCTGTGTCCCCTGAGATTTTCTTGAGGCAAAGTAGCTATATGAGTTGGTGGAAGGATTATAAAGCTATTAAGGGATCTTCATACACTTCAAAACTTGCTAATTTCATGAATGATGCTGGAAAGATTAAGCTTTATGGTTTGGGAGCTTATGATTTTCCTTGAAGTATGTTTGCTGCATAATAAAAGTGAGTCTTATATGTTGTAATAAATCAGGATTTGATCACATTCTTATGCTCTTATGAACCTTATTGATTAATAATGGAAgctttttatctttgtttttccATTGCAAATCAATCCTCTTTCTTAGAGAATTTGTCGTTCAGGTAAATAAATTTCTGTGCtatttttttggtgttaacTCTCCGACTCCTAGGGACCTAGTAATTCGGAGTTCaatcaaaaaattgttcaagCCAGGAATCAAATTTGAGTTCTCCCGAAGAATTCATCATTAGAaaaactcattaaccacttgagtttAATCACTTGATTATTCCTGTGCTATTTAAACATAACTTACGAAGCATTTGCACTAACATTTCTAGTAGGAACCAAAAAGATATAGTAACAAATTGGActcaaaatttcaataaattgtAAATTagcctaaaaaattaaaataaaataaaaaaatacaatttggAACCTCAATATTCTCAAACATTTTGGGTGTTTGCAAGCAACATGCTCATAATTTTCTTCcggctatatatatatatattgatggtTAGGCACTGACATATGCTATATTCTGGCCACTTGAAGTAAATCACTGCCTAACAATGGATCATTGAAATTGCAGTAATCCATAAGTAAATGTGCATTTGTTTCCACATGAAAATAAGCATATAGGAACAATATGGATGCAAAATATGAATGTTTTCACACGAGATTCAGCCCACTTTATCTCTTGTTCCTTTTTCTATACGGcctataatattttgaaaagaaaaattaaaattgtctGAAAAATTTCATGTCCACAAATATATAGGTGGAAGAATTCTTGGCCAGATTATACTTACCACATGACCAAACATTGAATTACAAGAGCCTCTTCCCTGAAAATGGGAGGGGTTAACACCCAACAAATATCCATGCATTATCAGATGCAGGTTGAATTGTTTTTTCTAAAGGTAAATAGATATATACAAACCTGAACGGGAAAAAACACTCTCCGGAATAGAACAGAATACAAAGAGAAAAGCTACATACAAGTCTGTGCCCTACAGGAACTCGGGGGACAAAACCAAAAACAGTGAAAAGTcacaccaaaaagaaaaacaccgCACACAGGCCACTCCCGACACACCAAAAACAACCCCACCACAGATGCGGGTGGAATTGTGATAGAGAACTATTGAGTCTTCATCTAATTTTCTCATTCATACGGATTGGTGAATCGAATATCCTCCATACTACTTTTCAGCTTGAATACGTGAATTCCACTTTCTATAACCAATGCTTCCTCTATGCAACCCTCACACTTAAACGTAATCTCTGCATGGATCCATTCAGCTATTAAAAGTGCTTCGCCTAGTACAGATTCGAGTTTCATCTCTTGCAGTCGTAGATCATATAGATATGTATGATCTGGTTGTATCACGAGATTGAGATTGATACTGTCGATGTCAAACTCAATATCATATTTATAGATATTGGTTCTCAGATAGGCTGTTAATGAAGGAAAATCACTGTTGAGATGCTTGTTATCCATTGATTTACTAGCAACGAAGAGAGCTATGGAAGGGAACCTGTCACGAAACCAGAAAGAAATTGATGGTCCCTTGCTTTGTTGATCAAACCACTCTGGAATCCTAGCACTTCCTGCCAAACTAAACTCGGTGCCTCCATCTTCATGCACATCCTGTTATTTGTAAATAACTCACAAGTTTAGCAAGTAAAATCATTATGAAATATCAAATATGAAGTCAGATAGTTATATACAAAACCTGAGTAAGTAGCATGCTTCTACATGAGGAAGTCAATGAGTTGCAGTGTAATGCAGACAAGCATTTTAAACTTGGCGGAATCCCTGTAATTTCTTGGAGATACTTGCAATCATTCAAACAAAGTCTTTGTAAAAAGTGACACTCTTTGACCCATTCTGAAAGAATGGTGAGATTACTTCCCGATAGGTCTAAAACTTTCACATTGACAAACCTTCGAAGAAAATCGTTGACGGATTGCATTGCATGAGATGAAGAAATTGAACATTTGAAGACACCATGGAGCTTGGTTTATCATTCTCATGAGCATTAATCCAGGACAATTTATGAGGCATTCCACTTCAAACTATTCGTAGAGTATGGACCCTCACGAGATTTAGAAATGAACATGGAAATTGTTCTATGGAGGTGCCAACCAATTCAATGTATGTTATATCTTTCATATCTCCAAATATTTCTGGAAAACTCTTGAGATTATTACAATATGAAAGTGTTGTGAATTCCGGTCTCAAAGTCACACCAATAcgaactatgatgtgtggagcaaaggaaagtagtaaccactAACAAAGTGTGTgcaagcaataatcaacaataacagcacctagatctaatctaggaatcaaagtgaaaaaaaacataaaacacaaGCACAAGataaaagggagagaagagataAACAAATACACCAAgagattgttcacccagttcggtccaaacttgacctactctggaggagagattgaactctccaatccactatcaatgagttcttacaaagagatacaaagggttacaagaaattagctttgacaagttcacaaagaacaaccctaatttctaccatttttcccaatctcaccaatgaacaagacactcaatgattttcactcaccaaggtgtttacaatgtttcccaacccaagagaaactctaatcaaagaccctaaaccctagagttgctccctttgatttcccaagtttctctctcttctagcTCACcttcaaatctgcacaagaacacttaaatacTAGCCTTCCACtgataaaatcgtgtcacgattggtaCGTACGTCACAAGGTACGACCTGTCCTTATCTTGgaaacttaacgagcaagttttacaatcgtgtcacgatttcccaagatcgtgtcacgatttggcaccctgcaaaccagctcacggcatcacgaaatcgtgtcacgatgccaaatTCATGTcccgatttctctgttcttccagaccacaaatttgaaacCAAATCTCAACAGAAAGTTCAAGTTTTGGAAGAGATGTCAAATTTATGGGTGGAAAACTTGTAAGCTTGATGCAACCAATAACGTTCAAGATTTTGAGTTTATTCAAGAACCTTTCAGAATCGTGAAATGTAATTAAATTCCAACAATCTCGAATCGAAAGTATTTCCAAATTTAAGAGAACAGAACCAGATTTGTCAACTATCTGTGTTAAAGATTGACTGTAGTCTAAATTTAACTCTCTCATATGCTCGAACTTCTGCaacaaaaagagagaaaagaaaaaaagtgagtAATCTTAAAGTAGTGAGTTGGAACATAAGATGAGGAAAATGAAATGACTACACCTACTCCGAATAAGCTATGAAACTCAATTGTTGTAAGGCTACTCTCACGTAACCGGCATATGGAAAGTTCACATGGAAGAAAATCATATGGTAAATTCTGTGAAGGATATCTAGGCCAATCCAGCACTCTTAAACCATTTGGAAGATGTTGACAATCATTGGAAAACCGGCAATTTCGGATTTTTAAGAAGTATAACATTTCGTTTATGtataattgttatgaaatttttaagttgggaaaacggagtgttacagCTGACGTGGTACTTCACCACatgtgcattgttttaattaaaaataaattaaaaaagccacatataaattaaagaattaaataaatgaaaaaaataaataattaaaaaaataaaaaagaaagaaaaaaaaggaaggaaattgtgttccaaaatttgattctaactcttcttcctctcatctctctaaAACACTGATTCAAGAACCTGCTCCATTGACAGAAGCATGGAAAAAGTTGAAAAAGGATGAGTAGCTCAATGCAAGCACGATAATGAAATAATGTTCTATTGAACAAAACGAAAGTTTcgtttttatcaaaagaaaaaggagcatGTCACTTGCACTTTGACATATATAAAGGGCACAAAACAAGACAACTATATTAGTTGCATGTTGCTTATACATAACTTGAATAAGAATTACACCTTCATTGTTCCCTAACAATCCAATAGCttgatatatttatcatataaattctttttttcctcCCTTACTCTATCGTTTCATATCTagatatttattataaactgctcagttatttgttaatttgcagTTATAAATGCAATATTATCAGTGTCAGCAAGAATAATGCAAGAATATCTAAATAATCCTTAATAGTATGAATATCTATTCTTGAATCAATTCttgaatcaattaaaaaatgttttaaaactcCTCATCCGAGACACAATAACTCCTACATGTTACTTTGAATGCATGAATAAGAACTCCTTGTATTATCAATAAGAACTTCCTGAATGCTACAATTAGTTTACCTCtgtttgaaaaattagaatGCCACTTTACTTCCTTGTGTTTCTGGTTACAATTCAAATACGAGAGAGATTCAATCGAAGCAAATCCATGGTGGTGcttcaagattttggaacaAAGGGTTTTGGGAGAGAGAATCAGTGTTttagagagatgagaggaaaaagagggagaatcagattttggaacacgatttccttccttttttttctttcttttttattttttttaattatttgttgtttttttttccatttatttatatgtggtttttttatttatttttaattaaaacaatgcacacgtgGCGGCTTTGAAGTGCCACGTTAGcattgaccgagtcaaaattgatttagggggccaaaactgccaaagatccaatacataagggactgttttgtattttaattagtaagGGAGTCAAAATCGCTacttcttgaaacatagggggccaaaagtgcaattaagccttcatttttaatattatttatttttatgttctaAGTACTTGTtggtattaaaaaaagtacacgCTTGGTTTGACTATACTTCTTACCTATTACTACCCTTCTTGGCAATTGCACTTGCATTGACATCAATTTCCCAAAGACTATACTTCTTCTTTTGAGTGAAAAAAAATACCATACTTAATTGTCTTCAATTAACCAGTATACCATCCCAAATTTCCAATAACTCACTTCCTAGCACCATGGCACAACTTCCACCTAAACTGTAAGTAATAATACAATAGAATATTATACCATTATTACTGATTTATATTGCATAacactattattttatttattttagttaatttttgtatttggaTTATGGTTGCAGATTTAGCAGTGGAATTGAGCATGCATCATTTGTGACAAGCTATCAAATCCTTAAAAAAGCATGGAATGTTATCTCATCTAATTATCAAGACATAGTTACAAATGATGGTGTTGGATTGTGTTGGAAAGTTTACAAAGAACAAAATCCTGATTTGACTATTATAGCCTTTGAAGCTACCAAAGATTCTTCCAATCTTCAAAGTGATTTGATTTCATCTTCTGATCTtaataagaagaagaattttcATCAGTTTGACTTTTTATGCTCTAAGAAGAACCCTTCTTTCTCTCTGAATAGCACTGCTTTTTCACTGTTTTATGATAATATTCAGAAGCTTGATGAGCTGAAATCTAAGgtattttcacttttttgtttttgattgtttttttgagCTTCTGATTCTAATTGAATTTTGAtctgaattaaaaaaagttgttagttTCTTGCAAATTTAGCGATTGGTGTGTGAGATTCTATGGAGGACTATCTTAACCATAGTCACAAAATTCGCTGGACCCCTGAACCGCAAATTGGTTCTCCCGTACGGCCGGTTCGGCAGAATTCATCAACAATTCGCATGAATCAAGGAACCCAGCGAACCATTGTTTAATGAACAAAAACACAGCCTTGATAgctaaaaagataataataaataaatatttaaactaaTTGACAGTGAGTGCATGTAGAAGTGTCAAATGGGTTGGCCTGACCAGCCCAGCACGAGTGGGCCAACTACATAAATGAGCCACCCCGACCCAATCATTTATAATTGAATCCTGCTCTTTATCAAAAAGGTTTTGCTCGTTTCCAAGTGAAATTATCAAAATACCCCTACGCATGTTAACTTACGCTAGTATTTTAGCTGGTGGGAACAAGTGTTAGTTTGGGTAGTAGGATTGATTTGGATCATGGTCCCCCCTTACCGTCATTGTACCGacaattttaattacttttatattCATGTCACATCATCTCTAAGAAAAAGCAGcctaatttactattttattctCAGTCATGTATTGTCacatgagaaatgatatttgtacaatcaatttgtgacaattttctctctcatacttacattatccttttattctctctcttcctttttctctctccaatgtttttaaccaatgaaaagagaaagaaaataagttgtCTCAAATGATTGttaaaatatcactactctcGTCACATATGCATGTTTCTTCTTCCAAATTCGTGTCGCAAGCTAGGATGTCGACACCACTCTCCACACGTGATTTCCCTGAGCCACGAGAAAAGCattattaatttgttgtttgttaatgagtttgatgagtcaagTTCATCATAAAGTTTCTTCTACAACTTCTACATATGAATTTCATTAGATTCCAATATTCTTAATTCAAGCTATCATAGTGGATGGTGCGTTTGTTGTTGGGAGAAATACCTGAATGCATTGTCTTTTTGGAAAAAGGAATGGAGAACACGCTAAGGCCTTACTTTGAGCTGACAAATGCACTATGAAAATGCACTATCATGGTATTCTTCTGACAATTGCACAATTATGTTTTTGCTAAAATAAGATTGGATGGtcataaaaatgtaaataatttttacattaacattgaatattaataaaacttcctttgattgaattgaatttataatttataaactttagaATTTTAAGACTTTGAggtaaattcattcatttttattaagtttagttatttaactattttttattaataaattttaggcttaatagcagttttgatCCTCTAAGTATCataaagttgcgattttggcccctaaTAAAGTAAAATACAGTTCAGCCCCCTAAGTACTGTCCCTTTTGCAATTGTGCCCCCGGActaattttgaccaagtcaatgttGATCTGGACGacgtgtgtaattttttttaattattaaaaaaaattatttttttacacgCATGGCGTCCACGTTAGCATTGtcttggtcaaaattggcatGGGCACAAAACTGCAAAAGGGACAGTACTTAGGGGGCtggattgtattttattttgttagggtgtcaaaatcgcaacttcctGATACtcagggggccaaaactgctattaagcataaattttaaattagttgataattttttcaaaaaatagtgtttttaccaaaaaataatcaaataaaaatattgataatggGCCAGCCCGACCCCATTTTTATGTGGGACAAATGGGCTTGGGCCAAAAAAACCAAGTGCATTTTGGACCATTCTTTTTGGCTCGGCCCAAAATATGGGCTAATGGGCCGGCTTGGCTTTACAGCTCTAGGTGCATGGTCCTCACCTTGGAAAAGCAAGGTCTCACTGGTCCCACCAATTCAATGTTATCCCAATGCACATCAAAGGATAGTAGTACAAGGCATATTTATATTGAAGTTTCCCTAGAGTAAGCTCAATTTTCCATGTGGGACTagcatgtatatatatttgacaaACAACACTTGCTATATCTCTGTTAGCTAATCTCTTTTCCCATGAGTAAagatatttaaacaatttttttgctacaacttttgtgacaaccttgatgtgctctcttttcattggtcaaaaacaatggagagagaaaaaggaagagagagaataagaagataatgcgagtatgagagataaagttgtacaaaaatggttgtacaaatatcatttctcttttctcaCCTGGGCTACTATTTTTTACTCCTAGCGTAccaattattatatttgaacGTACCAATTATGTATACCCCTTACATACCTGATTTTTTGAAAGTTGTGAACCGCGTACCTGAACCCATGTCACATACCAAATCGAATTACGAATTGTGTCACTTTGATTCTATCATTAAATGAGTCTcactatcattaattatttttaaaaaaaattgtgtcttTGTCTCTTCAAATAGAAGAAATGGAAAAGAGATTAAATGAAGAAGATTTTAACTCGATCTTAACACTCGAGAGGTCAtgttctaattttaaaaagttgaccATAATAAAAGGAAAGTGTTGTTGGACCCTAGAAATTAATTGAAGATATTATATATTTACCAAATGAAGCAccaaaaactcaaaatttgGACCTCAAAATATCGAGGTCATGTGTTGTTAGTCTTCTTGCACACCATCATAATCAGCTCTGATTATATGTAGTTGGGATACCCTCAATTCAGACATTCAGTATGTCGGTGGTCCTTTTATCTTTGGTCCGAAAGCACATACTAAAGCGATTTAGACAAGGGCGGAGGGACTGGGGTGGCCAAGGGAGGCCATGGTCCCccaattttcttataaataattttatactaCTAATATATTGCTATTTAACTATAAATGTCAATGTGGTTCTCCATCATTAGCACTTTCATTTGAAGTCTTAAGTCTTATATTATATGAACATTAAGCCTTTGTCCTTTATAACTAAAAAAGAGTCATTTAACTATGTCAAGTATAAAAGCAAcaatagaataaaatataaaaagttactcttttcactttcattttttctcCCAGCTATCCGAAAATACCAAAATACTTTCGACATAGTTAACTATCATTCAAGAaacttttaaaatcaattaaatcgatttaaaaagtaattaaccTATCTGAAAAGTGTCGAACGATATTTCAATATGCCGGAGAGGCGAACGAAAGTTAAAGTCGCTCGACCAACGATAGTTGCGAAAATGAGAAATTTTGAAAGTGACAAGAGtaaaaaagggcaacccggtgcactaaagctcccgaaTATatagggtccgggaaggggtcccaccattattggtgtattgtacgcaaccTTATCCTGTAttttacacaagaggttgtttccaggacttgaacccgtgacctttcagtcacataACAACAACTTTACTAGTTGCGCAAGGTTACAAGAGTaactttcataaaataaatcaagtaaGAAGTAAATCTAATTTTTCTATCTTCTTCCAATATTAACTTCAAATGTAGCTTAAATTTCTCAATATGCAGTACATTTGAACTTTTGTTGTTTAACCAGAGTATACATTTTAAACTTGGTCCCCCCATTGTTTAATTTCTGGCTCCGCCCCTGGATTTAGATTCTATGTAGTCGTTTAATGGTTTGTCTGATATTAATCCAATGGTCACCAATACCCTAACTGTGTGAATGCAAGGATATCCCAACTGCAACGGATCCATTTCATTTGTTGTGCATAGGAGTAATAatgatgatattatttttttttagagaaataatGATGATATTTGTGTGTTgctgttttcatttttcaaatctaGTTCCTTTTCGAGAAACAAGTGATTCGGAATTTGCATATTTATGCCTTAAAACAGTgtttaacataaaaatatgaaaagggCATACTTTGAATTCTGTAGAGACTAACTTGTGTAAGCTTATTTACCGGTGACATAAGCCCTTGTAagactgtttgagagagcttatgtgGAAGCACCTTATGAtatgtccataagttgttttcagcttatttccataatctctattttatcttttattgttaaaagtgtttgattatgttgtttatccaaacacaGTCATCTTGTAACAATAATGGACATCTTATGCACATTCCTAGCTTCTAGGCATATATTGTTCTTCATACCTG belongs to Medicago truncatula cultivar Jemalong A17 chromosome 6, MtrunA17r5.0-ANR, whole genome shotgun sequence and includes:
- the LOC25495233 gene encoding senescence-associated carboxylesterase 101, with the protein product MAQLPPKLFSSGIEHASFVTSYQILKKAWNVISSNYQDIVTNDGVGLCWKVYKEQNPDLTIIAFEATKDSSNLQSDLISSSDLNKKKNFHQFDFLCSKKNPSFSLNSTAFSLFYDNIQKLDELKSKILGADPVTPLIVTGRGLGGSIASLFTISLLDNIGSTKKRPLCITFGSPLVGDKKLQQAISRSSNWNSCFIHVVSRNDPLPRLFVTNYMPLGTFLFCSDSDSTCFENPDSNLEILITLSKVHGQNQGFDSAEYGNIVEKLRRKAIFKDSFLLAGDRNDSDSLAVGISLQLQQTLRLTPQLLQEHDININVLETKIKKLEDFIQKKTSFDPSKKLNEMKRHMAQLEWYKMKTKNLDIGYYDSYKNKNAQFDHDVVVFHKILTNYWEKMVEEAELKPQREGAAFRNRWLFGGTTYRRMVEPLAIAQYYRDGGKDYVNKHRSKHFKTLEEWLEEDSTKTKNELNSTSKKKVEVILTIDSCFWAHVEEAILACKELKEVKDKEEVLNKLVEFEDYVYGLLKDYAVSPEIFLRQSSYMSWWKDYKAIKGSSYTSKLANFMNDAGKIKLYGLGAYDFP
- the LOC25495235 gene encoding uncharacterized protein, whose amino-acid sequence is MQSVNDFLRRFVNVKVLDLSGSNLTILSEWVKECHFLQRLCLNDCKYLQEITGIPPSLKCLSALHCNSLTSSCRSMLLTQDVHEDGGTEFSLAGSARIPEWFDQQSKGPSISFWFRDRFPSIALFVASKSMDNKHLNSDFPSLTAYLRTNIYKYDIEFDIDSINLNLVIQPDHTYLYDLRLQEMKLESVLGEALLIAEWIHAEITFKCEGCIEEALVIESGIHVFKLKSSMEDIRFTNPYE